GCTCCTGCGGAGAGGAAGCAAGCTCAGCTTATCGCATACGGGCTCGTCCGGGTCTTCGAGGCTcccggcggtcgcgcgtcgcgggcgcacCTCGAGGGTTCCGGCGGCGTTCAGGAACGCCCCGGCGTTTACATCGCGCGGAGGGCTCGTCTCGCTCCACAGGAGACACGCGGGTGAGTGCCCAGCGCGTCAATTCGCCCCGTGTGTCACGGCCCCCATTATTTCCCTTCCGGAAACCCCCGCCGAGTTCGGCCCCCCGGAATTTGCCCCaaacccgcccgcgtcgactccGACTCACCGCGCCGATTCCGCGCGTTTCCCGTCCCATCCACAGaggtcctcgcgcgctccagccgAAACAACCCGGTCTCGCGCGCCGTctcgtccgtcgcctccccgccgtcgcagGACGCGTCGGtcagcgacgccgaggccaaggcgtcCGGGGCTGAgatctcgcgcggcggcgacggaccggTGAGGCCCGAGTTTTGCGACATtagcgaggaggaggacgtgcAGAAGCGGAGGATCGTCGTCATGGAAcccggcgccaccgtcgtgtgcaccgcggaggaggagaagatcTTCGGAACCCTGTTGGACGTCGTCAAGAGGTACGAGCTGCCGGTGACGCTCAGGGTTGCCGGCGGATGGGTGCGAGATAAGCTCCTGGGTAAGCACTCGTCGGACATCGACATCGCGTTGGACACCATGATGGGCGAGGAGTTCGCCGCCAAGGTGAACGAGTACCTTCaggagaagggcgaggagacgcacggcgtcggggtgATCCAGAGCAACCCGGACCAGTCGAAGCAcctggagacggcgacgatgcgcgtCCACGGGCAGTGGCTGGACCTCGTCAACCTGCGAAGCGAGGAGTACACGGAGGCGTCCAGGATCCCGGAGATGAAGTTCGGAAGCGCCACGGACGACGCGTACAGGCGCGATCTCACCATAAACTCGCTCTTCTACAACATCAACCTCCGGTGCGTCGAGGACTTCACCGGGATGGGACTGAAAGATTTACAGGATGGCGTGGTGCGaacgccgctgccgccgcggacgacgttcCTGGACGACCCGCTGCGCATCCTGCGCAGCGTGCGATTCGCCAGCAGATTCGGATTttccctcgacgacgccatcgtgcacgcggcgacggacgcggaggttcAGGAGAAGCTCCTCTCCAAGGTTTCCAGGGAGAGGGTCGGGAAGGAGGTGCAGGGGATGCTCCGCGGGCCCtcgccgggcgacgcgctctcgCTGCTGTGCAGGTTTAACCTCTTCGACACGGTGTTCGCCACGTCGTTCCCCGAGACGCTCACGAGCAGGCTGCCCCCCACGGTGGCGTGGGGGTGCCTCCACAGCATGCGatgcctcgacgccgtgttGTCCTCCCTGGCCAACTCGAGGGGCGACGCCAGCTTCTTCACCAAGGAGCTCACgtgcgaggagcgcgagtggctggtgctcgccgcgttcctcgcgccgctcgagggCGGGGAGTTTCAGGCCCTCGGGCACCCCGCGGGCAAGAAGACAAAGTTCATCCCCGTGGTTCACACCGTCGTGAAGGAGGCTCTGAAGTGGCGGGTCAAAGACGCGGAGGCTGTCTCGCTCGTgctggagctcgccgcggacatgcGGTGGTCGCTCATAGGcagggacggcgccgagctccccAAGTTCACCAGGCTCCGCGCCGGTAAGCTGCTGAGGCGCGGTAAGGAGTACTggcgcctcgcgctcatcatgggcgccgtcctcgagatgcccggcgtcgtcatgctcggcgagggcgacgagctcgagccgtGGGCGGTGGAGCTGGCGAAGGGTCCCCCGTCCGCGGAGCCCCTCGCGGAGAGCAAAGGGTCCCCGCTGCACGCGTTCAGCGCGACGTCcctgggcgagggcgagagGACCAAGGATGGCGTCCTCAGcgacgaggctgacgcggcgaaggtgcgAGTCTCGGCTAAAAAACTCTCCGCTCGGGTCCgagacgtcgaggacgccgtcgcggcgatgaacctCGACGGGGTTTGGAACATGCGACCCATCCTCGACGGGGGTAAGGTGATGAAGCTGACGGGGGCGAAGGGCCCGGTGATGAAGGTGCTCACCGAGCGGCTCATCGACTGGCAGCTCGAGAACCCGGAGgggggcgaggcggaggcgactgCGTTTCTCGCGAGCGTCTCTGAAAAGATCGTCGGCGAGTACGTGCAGCCGCCCCGAGGCACGTGAGGGTCGggctcccgcgcgtccgtaCGCATCCGTACCGCCGGCCGATCGGCGGTTTGTAATCGACACGAAGGTTGTTTTCCGCGTCACGTCACTCCTTTTTAACGACAAAGTCGCGCCGAGGATTTAGAAAAGTTACAAGGAGATAAAAATACAACGAGTAACGCGTCACCACCACGCcgagtcgacgccgtccggagccgcctcgagcgccggcgtGAGCTCCGCCGGGACGAAAGCATCcggaccgtcgccgtccccgccgtccccgccgtccccgccgcgcgccgccgccgcgagaaaCACGAGCGCCCTCCTTCCCCCACGTTTTTGTTCATTTTTTCGCGaaaccgtcgcgggcgagtaCGCGCGCGAGCAAACGGtccggagcgcggcgacgttcacgagcgcggacgccacgccgacggacgcgccggggggcgacgcggacgtgacgacgccgatcgGCGTcccgacctcggcgagcccgtTGCCGACGTGGCGCCGGTTCCGGCCGACTCCCGAACGCCACGCGGATTCCCGATCCCGCGCCGGGTCCAGCAccgcgtccccgacgcgagcgcgcccgccccaCGGACACCGCACCACGCATCgcacgaacgacgacgacgacgacgacgacgacgacgacgacgacgaaagaggggcgccgtcgcggacgggtcGCCACCCGGACTTTCCCCGCTTTTGCCTCGTCCCCGACCCTTCGGAACCTTTCGCCGGAAACTTTCCCGGAGAGGTccggcgcacggcgaggttcgcgccgacgacgacggttcgCTCCGGCGTCCGCTTCCCTCTCggcacgacgtccgcgcgcgccgcgtttcGGTCCTCCACGACAGCGAACCAGCGCTTACCCGCGTCCGTGTCTGGAAAATCCTCGGGGAACCGGGACGTTCCCGCCTGCGTGGCGAGCCAGCCCCACTCGACTCGccccgcggctctcgcgccgaggtgcgcgagcgccagcaGCAGCGGCTGCGCccagccgcgcggggcgatgaTCGTGAACCCCGGGtgggacgtcgcgagcggcccgcgcgcgcgacggacgacgacgacgggacaCCCGGGGAGGGAATCGGAATCGTCCGGTGCTTCTTTTTCGTGTAATCCGGAGCTTCTTTttcgagcctcgcggcggcgagcgccgagctcTTGCGCGGTGGCTGGGCGAACGGCGTATTTCATCGGCGTCCGACCGACCGATCCGTCGTCTCGCGATTGGAAGACActcggagacgacgacgcgccgccttTCTTGGCGAGCCACGCCGCTTCCCGCGGGTCACCGCGCGTCTCGCATCGAAGCACTCGCCAAGAGGCGTCGTCCCACGGCTGGCCGACGTCGCAAATcgcggagagcgacgagCGAGCCGTTTCGCCGGTGAGCTCCAGCCTGCAGAGACTGCGCACCCGCgtcacgctcgcgccggcgttcgATAACGATGCCTCGcagtcgtcgacggcgtcggggtgcACCCAAATGAGGACCGCGTCGCTTCCTTCGGCGTccccttcgacgacgcccggaAGGGACACGAtctgcgcgggcgcgatgacctCGCCGGTGGTCCGCACCAAGATGAAATCTCTCGCGTCCGCCTTCCGAGGGTCCACATCCACCACACCGCCCTCCACGCACCGCGACAGGCACGCGCGTACATCtcccgcctcgacgcgaacgcaCGCGTTGTACGAACCGTCGTgcacggcgcacgcgtcaCGGATCCACCTCGACGTGGACCGatacccgcggcggcgacctggTCTCGACTCGGGCAGCGAAAACCCCCACCGCGATCGCATCTCGAACCGCTTGGCGTGCCACACGTGCGTCTCCAACCtgcgaagacgacgagctgacgcggcggcggcggcgtcgggaccggtgcgcgcgctcgggtcgtcggcgcacaCGTCCTCCACGCGGGCCAgcatcgcgtcgaggagttcatcgtcgtcatcgtcagtTCCAGTttcttcggcgtcgcgactcgcctccttctccgtaccacccgcgtcgtccacgtgtTTGGCGTGAAGCCGCGCGGGCCTACGTCTCGCCCGCCTGCACCAGTGCACGGTCACGCCCGGGTTGGTTCCGACTctcacgccggcgccggtcgcgtgaccgactcgcgacgcgacgtcggcgggcgcgagccccGTTGCGTCGACGGCTCTTCTTCGCTTGGCGTTTGGCCTGTGCTTGGTGGATCCTCGGTACGGGTTGTGGCTGGTGGCGCGTCTGCGAAGGTGGCGCGGaagggacgccgcgccgaggtcgccgccggtgcgcgcgtgcagcgcgtcggtgagcaCCGCGATCTGCGAACGGTGAAGGCGGTGCGCGTCAGGGAAGAGTCGGGTCGGGCGGGATTCTAGGTTTTCTTTCGGGGCCGTGCGTGTCCTCTCTCCTCGAGTCCCATGCCTCAGGCCTTAGGCGTGTGGGTGTCACCCCACGGTTACGCTTGTCGCCATCGTGTTAAGCCTCGGTTTGGCTGGGTGCGTTGTTAAGTCCTCATCGACAGGAACCCGAAGGAGCGAGAGGAACACGCGGAAGGTGATGGGGGCGGCCGGAAAAAAGGCACGACGGGATTTGACatccgggcggcggcgcacctcggccgcgcgcgctgctgCGAAATCGATCGCTCGCACGTGGCGCGGGAGCTGCGTCTTATCGCGTCCCATATTCTACGAGACCATTCGCCGTCCCATTTCGCGCCCGGTCCCACCcctcgcgcctcgagctgTGCGTCTCACCCCGGCCGCCGAAATCGAGCAACCGGCCCATCGTCAACAGGAGCGCCGGGGCGTTCACGAAGAAAAACTTGTGGCACTCGCCATATCCTCACGCGCGCAGAGATGGCGTCAACGGGCGATGCGTCGACCGAAGCTTCCACGAGCGATAGGGAGTACGTCTCTCCCGGCGTCATTGGCGCGTGCCTCACCATCATCCCGAACGC
The genomic region above belongs to Micromonas commoda chromosome 4, complete sequence and contains:
- a CDS encoding predicted protein, whose translation is MSCCTAATRTAFGLLRRGSKLSLSHTGSSGSSRLPAVARRGRTSRVPAAFRNAPAFTSRGGLVSLHRRHAEVLARSSRNNPVSRAVSSVASPPSQDASVSDAEAKASGAEISRGGDGPVRPEFCDISEEEDVQKRRIVVMEPGATVVCTAEEEKIFGTLLDVVKRYELPVTLRVAGGWVRDKLLGKHSSDIDIALDTMMGEEFAAKVNEYLQEKGEETHGVGVIQSNPDQSKHLETATMRVHGQWLDLVNLRSEEYTEASRIPEMKFGSATDDAYRRDLTINSLFYNINLRCVEDFTGMGLKDLQDGVVRTPLPPRTTFLDDPLRILRSVRFASRFGFSLDDAIVHAATDAEVQEKLLSKVSRERVGKEVQGMLRGPSPGDALSLLCRFNLFDTVFATSFPETLTSRLPPTVAWGCLHSMRCLDAVLSSLANSRGDASFFTKELTCEEREWLVLAAFLAPLEGGEFQALGHPAGKKTKFIPVVHTVVKEALKWRVKDAEAVSLVLELAADMRWSLIGRDGAELPKFTRLRAGKLLRRGKEYWRLALIMGAVLEMPGVVMLGEGDELEPWAVELAKGPPSAEPLAESKGSPLHAFSATSLGEGERTKDGVLSDEADAAKVRVSAKKLSARVRDVEDAVAAMNLDGVWNMRPILDGGKVMKLTGAKGPVMKVLTERLIDWQLENPEGGEAEATAFLASVSEKIVGEYVQPPRGT